Below is a genomic region from Ancylomarina subtilis.
TCCCAAATCATTATATCTTTTGTCCTTTTTACAAGCTATACGCCAAACAACTAAACTAACTAAAACAGGAATCATTGAAATGAAAATTGAAATAAGAGTCCACCACCATTGGTTTTGCTGTGGTTTAAAAGCATATGCAATAAAGACAAATATTGGTGTTAATATTGCAACAGCTCCTGCTGCAGCCACACCATTACTTATTCTTGGATATTTCTCGGAAACAGTTTCTTTTTTCTGTGCTAAAAGATATTTAAGTTTTTCTTTCCACGATACAGTTTCTTCACCTCCATCTCTTTTTGATATTGTTGTCTCTCCTTCAAGAATTCTTTCGTCAATTAGCACCTTTGTTAATTGTTCCAAAAATGAACGTCTTTGCAAATCTTCTTGATTACCCCAAGCGTCATATTCGAACAAATAATAATTATCACCTAATTTGCTCGTTAGAATTCTAATAATATTTGATTTTCCAGAACCCCATTCACCATCTAAACCAATTATTTTTGCAAGATTATCTTTGTCGTTATATTCTGCAATATGACTCTTAATTGCATCTGCAACTCTTTCAGCAGATTTACCTTCATATTTGTCAACACCGTGAGGAGCGTTTTGAATAAAACTTGGGTTTTCTTGATTTTTCATATTGTTTAGATTCTTGACTTAATTCAATTTTAATATCGTCGATTTCTTGGTTTTTAAATGAGGCATAACTTGTTTAAGTATTCACAAAACCTGACCTACATTTCCTTATATAGGATGTATTGTACAGGTTTATGCTCTTTTATTATTTTGAAAATAATAGAGCCTATCAAATTTATCAAAATTTAAAAGCAAACAATAAATTTAAAAGAAGTAAAACAATTGGTGTACATAAAACAGAATTGATCTATATAGTTAGGGCCATACTTCGACTTTGCTCGGTGACCGTATTTCGGCATTTCGACACAGCTCGACGGGCTCGGTGACCGTATTTCGACTACATCTCGACTTCGCTCGATGCGGCGGCTCGGTAACTGTACTCAATGCATCGGGGAGTATATTACCGTTGAAATTTGGATGCGAATAATTCGCGCGGGGGGTAAAAAAAAAATGCACCCGAAAATATTCGAGTGCATGACATATAAAACGAGCTATATCGTTTTTTAGTTTACAATTTTACCGGCAATAATATCAGCAATCATGCCATCATATGGTGCACAACTAATCACTTTTTCGTTATTAATTCCACAATTCTCAGCAAAAATAATTGTTGCAAACTCTCCTACCAAATGCTTTGGATAGGTTTCAAATTTCTCTCTGGATTCATGCATCAGGCTGATGAAGTCATTCTGATAGCATACCGTTATTTCCGGATGCTCTTCGACCCATTTAGGAAAGAAGATCATACCATGTAGTCTCTTTTCTTCAGGCATCAATTCAACAACAACATCGGTTCCTGTTGGTTCGGTCCACGATAATTTATAAACCCCTTTTGTGAGTTTAACCATATCGACCTTTTGATCCCTCACCCAACGTCCGGCGACCATACCTGTATGAATGCGATAATCAATTGTTTCTTCGTTTTTGATATACAATTCGTATTTCCAACTATTCTCATACTCATAGATAAAATGAGCGCCTAATAAATCTTTCATATCATCATGTTTTTAAATTCATTACAAATATGACACTTGAAAAAAATAAAAAACTTAACCCAGGTTAAGAAAAAGAATATTTACAAAAAAAGTTGTTTGCGTATTCTGCTTAACGATTCAGCTTTTATTCCTAAATAGGATGCAATAAGAGATTGGGAAACCCGTTGAGCAATATCAGGATGATTTTCAATAAGAAGGCAATATCTTTTTTTAGCACTTGTATTTATTGCACCAAACGTGCGTTTCTGACTTTGAATATATAACTCCAGTATGCGCACCCTTAGGAATTTTTCTACAACAGGATATTTATTGGTAATTGCTTGCAACTCATTTAATGTGATGGTCAGTATAAGACTTTCTTCGAGTGCTGTGAAATCCAAATGACTATGCTCCCCTGAGAAAAAACTGGTTAAATCTCCGATTATACTATTCTCAAAAGCAAATCGCAATACCGTTTTTTCGCCTTTGGTATTTAAAATTGAGGAATAAAATGCACCACTAACAACAAAACCAAGTTGATTGGCGTTTCCTCCCTCAGTAATAAAATGTTCCTTTTTGACTATTTTCTGTATTTTAAATAAGGAGGCAATATCATCAAACTCATCATCAGTGAGATGAATTTCATTCAAGAATATTGATTTAAGCACCTGTTTTTCCATTGTTATTTTTTAAAATTTCTCTTTGGATAGACAAAACAATAAGTTTTAATCCCAATTGTTCATTTCATGAAATTACACACAATAGTTGTATAAACAAGCGCAATTAACACCCCTGATATAATTACTCCTCTTTATCCTATAATAAGACTTATAAGGATTCGAATAATAAAAAAAGACCTTTGGTATTTTAAAACAATTGAACGCGCCTGCTTAAAAGATCCTGGGAAAAAGGTTTAGCCCCCGCTGCCGCACGAATCCTTTCGTGTGGCTTTTATCTTTTTATTAAGGAACGCGATACAATCGCGCACCAGCAGAGGCCTACTCGAAACGCCTATATTTTTCTTAATGCTTGTTGTATATTAGCATATATCATTTCTTAATTCTATCTACAGTTATAACTCGATAAGTATTCGAATTTATGGTTAATCTAATGTTATTCTCTGCATTAATCACGTAATAATTCTTTCCTGTCTTCGTGAAGAACTTATAATGGGTCTCTTTTAATATTTTTGCAATAAATGTCTCAATTTGTTCTTTTGAGAAATCGGTTGCTAATTTCTTATTTACCCTTCCGTATACAAGTTCGGTATAGCACAAGTTCTCAATAATTTTTTGTTTGCTAGCTGTCATTTTAGGTCAGATTTAGAGTCCTTATTAGTTCTAGTCTGTTATTCATTTTTCAATTTGCGAACTGTTCGTTCGCCCTGCTTATACTCAACGCATGTGTAAAGTGCAATACTCTTTATATCTCTTATATGACTCCAACTGTACCCTTTATGTTTAAAACTAGTATACAGTTAAAGCAATAAATCGAGACCTTTATTTACTTGCAAAAGTCATCTCTGTTTATAAATGCATGAGTGGCAAACACAAGGCTTGCTCATAAAAGCTAATAAATTTATGAAAACTAACTTACAAACAATATATTGGGGTCAGACAAAATAAATGGCAAACATAAAATAGAATAGGTCTATATAATTATGTGCTTCGACGGGCTCAATAAGCTAATTTCCACAGGCTCGATATAGCAGATCCAACATTCGATTAAACTCTTACCTGGAAGATTAATACAACTTAATTTGGGTGGTCAACCTAGTCTATTTCCCCGGCTTTTTTAAGGGAGAATCTGGATGCCAGTGGACCAATGATTTCATGAAGCAATGCTGCTCCTATTACAATTCCCATAATCGTGGATGCGGTTTCTTCGAAAATAGGATCTTTGGTCAGTAAAAGTGCAAGACCTATTACAATACCCCCCTGAGGGATTAGTCCACCTGCCGTATATTTCTTTATTTTTAAATCGGACTTAACCATTTTAGCACCCGAATAAATGCCTAAAAACTTACCTATTATTCGTCCAATGATATAAATAAAGATAAGCACATAGCTGCCGGTTATCGAAGATAGTTGCAATTGCATGCCGGATAAAGTAAAAAAGATCACGAAAGTCAGTTCATCCGTATAGCGTTCGATAAGCTTGAAAATTTTATCTGATAAGGGATTGAAATTGATAACAACAACTCCCAGTGCTATTGTAGATAGTAGGGACTCAAAGCCAAAGTACTCCGCAATGCCATAGCTTAATAATATTAAGCCAAAGCTTAAAACAATTAAGGTTCCCTCCTCTTGTTTTTTCAATATTTTCATGATGAAATTAAATAACAGTCCAACACTTCCACCTACCAGAATAGCACCCCCAATGCTTTTCCCAAGCTCCAATAATGTCTGACTAAATTTGATATCGGTTTCCCCTAAAAAAAAGGCCGCAAATGCCGTAACCAAGGTGTAAATAATAATGCCCACAATATCGTCAAATGCAGCAATTTCCATCATTGCTGAACTCACCTCGCCTTTAGCTTTGTATTCATGAATAACAGCCAATGTTGCAGATGGATCGGTAGGGGCTGCCAGAGAAGCAAGAACAAGGCTAATGGCTATCACGACATAAACCGAATCGAAAATATGAATGAAAAAATAAAGGGTGAAAAACATAAACAGAAAGACCGAAATAAAAGCAAACAAAGATTCCATAACGGTCAGTGTTAAAATCTTACTTCCTGTAGTCCTCAGTTTTTTTAAGGATAAAGAACCCCCTATTGAAAATGTGATGATGGCTAATGAAACAGAAAGCAATGGATCGGTATGAGTAACAAACTCATGCGACATAATTCCTGACAAATCAGGATTTAGTAGGATACCAG
It encodes:
- a CDS encoding cation:proton antiporter, which codes for MLSIGILIFTGYIVGELAEKIKLPKISGYILAGILLNPDLSGIMSHEFVTHTDPLLSVSLAIITFSIGGSLSLKKLRTTGSKILTLTVMESLFAFISVFLFMFFTLYFFIHIFDSVYVVIAISLVLASLAAPTDPSATLAVIHEYKAKGEVSSAMMEIAAFDDIVGIIIYTLVTAFAAFFLGETDIKFSQTLLELGKSIGGAILVGGSVGLLFNFIMKILKKQEEGTLIVLSFGLILLSYGIAEYFGFESLLSTIALGVVVINFNPLSDKIFKLIERYTDELTFVIFFTLSGMQLQLSSITGSYVLIFIYIIGRIIGKFLGIYSGAKMVKSDLKIKKYTAGGLIPQGGIVIGLALLLTKDPIFEETASTIMGIVIGAALLHEIIGPLASRFSLKKAGEID
- a CDS encoding DUF3781 domain-containing protein translates to MTASKQKIIENLCYTELVYGRVNKKLATDFSKEQIETFIAKILKETHYKFFTKTGKNYYVINAENNIRLTINSNTYRVITVDRIKK
- a CDS encoding Crp/Fnr family transcriptional regulator, which gives rise to MEKQVLKSIFLNEIHLTDDEFDDIASLFKIQKIVKKEHFITEGGNANQLGFVVSGAFYSSILNTKGEKTVLRFAFENSIIGDLTSFFSGEHSHLDFTALEESLILTITLNELQAITNKYPVVEKFLRVRILELYIQSQKRTFGAINTSAKKRYCLLIENHPDIAQRVSQSLIASYLGIKAESLSRIRKQLFL
- a CDS encoding phenolic acid decarboxylase, with amino-acid sequence MKDLLGAHFIYEYENSWKYELYIKNEETIDYRIHTGMVAGRWVRDQKVDMVKLTKGVYKLSWTEPTGTDVVVELMPEEKRLHGMIFFPKWVEEHPEITVCYQNDFISLMHESREKFETYPKHLVGEFATIIFAENCGINNEKVISCAPYDGMIADIIAGKIVN